One region of Colius striatus isolate bColStr4 chromosome 26, bColStr4.1.hap1, whole genome shotgun sequence genomic DNA includes:
- the AQP5 gene encoding aquaporin-5: MKREILTLAFARSVFVEFLSTLIFVFIGLGSALKWPSALPSILQISLAFGLAIGTLVQAFGHISGAHINPAVTVAFFVGNQISFLRTLFYVIAQLVGAIAGAGILYGVTPANTRGNLAINAINNNVTPGQALVVEIILTFQLAACIFASTDSRRNGNVGAPALSIGLSVTVGHLVGIYFTGCSMNPARSFGPAVVMRRFSPAHWVFWVGPILGACLAALLYFYVLVPYCMNISDRVAIIKGTYESEEEWEEQREERKKSMELTPP, from the exons ATGAAGAGGGAAATACTAACCCTGGCCTTCGCTCGCTCCGTCTTCGTCGAGTTCCTCTCCACCCTCATCTTCGTGTTCATCgggctgggctcagccctgaaGTGGCCGtcagccctccccagcatcctgcaGATCTCGCTGGCGTTCGGCCTGGCCATCGGCACCTTGGTGCAGGCGTTCGGCCACATCAGCGGAGCTCACATCAACCCGGCCGTCACCGTGGCTTTCTTTGTGGGGAACCAGATCTCCTTCCTCCGGACCCTCTTCTACGTCATCGCCCAACTGGTCGGGGCCATCGCCGGGGCTGGCATCCTCTACGGCGTGACCCCGGCCAACACCCGTGGCAACCTGGCCATCAACGCA ATCAACAACAATGTGACCCCGGGCCAGGCCCTCGTGGTGGAGATCATCCTCACCTTCCAGCTGGCTGCCTGCATCTTTGCATCCACAGACAGCCGGAGGAACGGCAACGTGGGCGCCCCGGCACTGTCCATCGGCCTCTCCGTCACCGTGGGTCACTTGGTGGGG ATCTACTTCACGGGCTGCTCCATGAACCCAGCCCGGTCCTTCGGGCCCGCGGTCGTCATGAGGAGATTCAGCCCAGCACACTGG GTGTTCTGGGTTGGACCCATCCTCGGGGCTTGCTTGGCTGCTCTGCTCTACTTCTACGTCCTAGTCCCCTACTGCATGAACATATCAGATAGAGTGGCCATCATCAAGGGCACCTACGAGTCAgaggaggagtgggaagagcagagggaggaaaggaagaagtcCATGGAGTTGACTCCACCGTAG
- the LOC104553193 gene encoding pro-glucagon-like produces the protein MQLRCWLYLSGLVVAVLIPAGWQMGPKDLDDSSRWQPYEPQGTPSFGSNIKRHSEGTFTSDFTRYLDKMKAKDFVHWLINAKRYRGKGEMGTRPRWEITSHCTTSSHPHP, from the exons ATGCAGCTCAGGTGCTGGCTGTACCTCTCCGGGCTGGTGGTGGCTGTGCTGATCCCAGCAGGGTGGCAGATGGGCCCCAAGGACTTGGATGACTCGTCCAG GTGGCAGCCATATGAACCACAGGGCACCCCAAGCTTCGGCTCCAACATCAAAAGGCACTCAGAAGGCACCTTCACCAGTGATTTCACTCGCTACCTGGACAAGATGAAGGCCAAGGACTTTGTGCACTGGCTCATCAATGCCAAGAGGTacaggggaaaaggggagatgGGGACAAGGCCACGATGGGAGATAACCTCCCACTGCACCACGAGCTCTCATCCCCATCCATAA